Within Lolium rigidum isolate FL_2022 chromosome 5, APGP_CSIRO_Lrig_0.1, whole genome shotgun sequence, the genomic segment AGAGGGAAGAGGgaagatttgatttttttttttttttgagaaacacaatacaaacgcaggcgctcacatacacgcgcatacactcacccctatgaacgcacacacgcacaccctacccctatgagcacttccggaagaccgagccggcggattggatcttgaaattgacgaagtcaccacaggcgcctcgctatcgacgggaacgtcgcctcccactgaaagaatattccgcctttatgagacacacagatgtcaaacctggggtttgaactctggtgggctgggggtacaaccaccctcctaaccacccaacctcaggttggttctcgggAAGATTTGATTTTAACCCCCCTTGGACGACATTTTAGCAACAGATTGATATGGGCCAGTACAGCACCCCATCTCAGCTCGTTCGACAGCATTTCAGCAGCATTTAGACTTCATCTCAGCTCGTTTTGACAACATTTCAGCAGCAGTACATATGGTTCAGAATAAGGTAGCATCAACAACTATACATATACCATTACCCGATGGTTCAGACCATGGTAACAGAAGGCCACTATGTGGAGAATAAGGCAGCAAAAGACATGATTTCTAATAACAATGGTCCATCGAGTTCTACTTAAAATTTATTTTGGCTATTGTTGGAAAGACAAGCTCTCTGTTTGGGCGGCGAGCGACAAGGGGGCAGGCCGGCGGGGCGAGGGCAAGGGCAAGGGGAAAGTCCGGCATTCCCTTCCCACCGCCGCGCGCCCTATCGGCATAGAAAACCCTCCCCCGCCGTTCCCCAACCCCCTACtcggcctagggtttgggcacggtAATGGCGGGCGGCCTCTCGCTGCAGAACGAGGGGAGTGCGGGGTAGGAAGGTAGAGAGAGCAGGGAGGAGGGAAGGAGCTCACCTCCAGGACGGCGACTCGCGACGGAGGGGCGGGGCGGGGGCACTCGGGCAGAGTCTCGGCGAGCGGCGAGCGGCGAGGAATGTCAGCGACCCACCTGTACCCCGCCTCGCTCgtccgtgttgggccggcccagccgcCCAAGGAAAAAACTTTCTTCTGTGATTTTTTTTCTACTCCGTattgatttttttgaaaaaaaaatcagatttgaATCCTTTCAGAGTATAAAACATGTTCAAAGTTGAAAAGGTTCAAATTTGaggaaattgttcaaattcgaaatttgagcCCTTGTACTGCGAGATGGTTTTCTTATTGCCAACAGAATTGGTCCTTTTACCATGCAACATTGCCTTTCGGCAAGAACATAAGCTACTAGCTAGGCTTTTGTTTTGACACGAATAATTCTGTGTTTTGGGATTGCGATCCCCTAGCTTTATTATTCCTGATATAACGAATGAATGATGCATCTCTATTTAAACTTCAAAGTGAAATGGAATCCACAACAGAAGGATGCTCGTTTTTCTGGAGTTGATAGCACTGAATTATATCAAAGTGTGTTACTATGTTATTGTTCTGAATGTTGAATTTTCTGATTAGTATGTGTATGTTCTTAATTTTGAGATAGTAAGTACTGGCTTTCTTGTTGTAAATCTTAACTTGGGAAAATACATTGTTAAGTGGATGTTAAGCCTGTTTGCTAACTGTAGTTAATTTTAGCACTGTAAAATTTGCGGTGGTTCCTTATGTGTTGCGCTAACTGAATTTCAACCTCTTTTTTGGTTCAGTCTTTGCTGCCGGTGGTAGACTTAGAGCATTTTCCTGGTCATTTCTATCGTTTTTTCCATTGACACGAAGTCAGGAAAAACTTAAGCCCACCCAACTACTTATTGTGTTGTCAGTTTCCAGCCAATCTCGAATCCTCTCCCAGCTCAGGCGCCGATCTCAATTGCAATCCAGATACCGAGCAGACAGCTATCCCTGCATTTCTGCCGGTTTGAGGCAAGCATGGAGGAGCAACATCCAGGTGGATTTCATTCACCCCAAAAAGAGAAGGGCAAAATGGAAGAACAATCCAAACGCTCACACATGATAAGCATTTCACGCCCAGCAGAGAACAGACAGTCTCCTCGAGGCTGTCCTCAGTCAGGTGAGTCTAATCGGAACTTGAATTTCCGGTACGATCGATCTTCAGAGATTCATTCGATCACTTGGTTGAATGCAAGTTTGTACCTTCCGTATCTGTGGCATGTTTTTCAAAGATGGGGAATTGTCGTTAGAGCATACGACTCTAGTCATATCTGTTGTTTTCCCAGATTGAGCCGGATACAAACATTCATGGTAAGTCAGCAACGACTGCCTCAGCTACCAGAACTGCAGCaagaaggaaggaaggaagacGCTTGGACACATCACCGAATGCCGATCTGAGTTCCAATCATGCAACATACAAATACCAAGTCTGTGTGTGATTTGGGGCAAAAGGATCATGGAACTGAACAAAAACTGTAAGATACCACCATCAAAATGCCAACACTTGTATTCCAACCTGAAACCAATAAAGGAATCGTATATGGTATGCTCACTTGTCTTTTTTCTCAATGAATTTGTCCACAACGAATGCAAAGGGGGCAGCAGCACGGCGAAAATTGAAGCTACTAGGAGAGCATCAGCTATATCAAGTAGTAACTGGCCGACCAAATCTTGCTCTAAAAGAATAGTTCATTGATCCGATgaggaggagctggaggacgCCGACGCCGGCGCCGTGCTGTCCCAGGGCGTCATGTCCATGGGGTAGCTCCCGAGCACCCTGAGGAAGGATGTGAACTCCTGGATCTCTGCGAGCGCGTTCTGCGCCCTGACGTCCGCCATGGAGGCCTGGAAGTCGATGTAGAACATGTACTCGAAGTGCTTGGCGGTGCCGACGTTGGCGTCGTCGACGAGCCGgatggggcggtggcggtgcgggCGGGACTCGATCTTGGTGAGGCTGATGTCCCGGAAGGCGAACGCCGAGAGCACCTTGAAGAGCAGCGAGGTGCCCTCCCGGTCGTGCGCCAGCACGATGCTGGTCTTGAAGGGGCGGTCCGTGCGCGGGACGATGGGCTCCCGCGCCAGCGCCACGAACCGGGTCACGTTGCTGGCGTCGTCCTGGATGCCGTCGGCGAGGACGGCGAGGCCGTAGAGctcggcggcgcgggcggaggcgATGGCGGCCGTGTCGCGGAGGCCCTGCGCGGCCACGTGCTGCGCGGCGCCGGCCGTGTCGTCGTGCGCCTCGCGCGCCACGTTGAGGCCCATCCGGGTGAGCGTGTGCTCGCACTGCGCGAGGGCCTGGGGGTGCGAGATGACGCGGGCGAGGAGCTCGCGCCGGACGCCGGGAAGGGCGAGGAGGCAGTGGTGGACGGGCAGCTGCACCTCGCCGACGAtgtggaggcggtggcggaggagcaGGTCGTAGTTGCGGTGGATGCTCCCGCCCAGGGAGTTCTCGACGGGGAGCACGGCGCGGTCGGCGATCCAGAGCTCCACGGCCTGGAAGGCCACCTCGAACTGGTCGCACGGGATGGCGTCGCAGTTCGGGTAGGCCTTGCCGGCGGCCGCCTCGCTGTAGGCGCCCGGGACGCCCTGGTAGGCGACGCGGAGCTGCGCGCCGTGGAGCGGGGCGGGGGACAGGTCGCTGATGCTGAGCGGGCGCTTGAGGTTGGTGGTGGCCGGGGCCAGATCCAGGGAGGCGGGCGTGGTGGCGTCCGGCGGCGCCAGCTTGGTGGTCTGGCCGTTCACCttgggcgccggcgccggcgcctggTTGTCGTTGGTGCTGGAGAGGATGGCGCAGGCGGTCTGCCAGTCCCCGCGGCTGGAGCTGCCGGCGCGCGCGGCCACGGAGGCGGATCTCGCCGCGCGGATCCGCAGCGCCGGCGAGGCGAAGGACGCCGTGTTGCGGATGGCCGCCGCGGCTTCCATGGCCGGCCGGGGGTAGGGAGCGAGCTCGCCTCCGGCAGCCGATTTGGTTCTTCCGGCTGGCGGTGGAGGGTGGGTGGCTGGTGGCGAGCGTGGTGGGGTAGGCGGTGCGGCTGAGCTCCGCTGTTCCGAGCTGTCGAGGAGGGGAGGAAAAAGGCGCCGTTTTTATATGCGCACGGCCACGGCGGGCGGCGACGGAGGGGGTAGGTGGGGGCTCGCCGTCGTGGAAACGTGTCTCGTTTCCTTCCCGTCTCCTCGACGTCTCAACGCTGCTACTGCTCACACACACAGCACGAGCACATTTTCGTCACGCCTCATATATTTTCCTAGAATGGATAGCCCATGTCCTTATCTCTACAAATTAGTTTAGTTTTCATGTGTGGATAAAGGATAATATGCATTTCCTTCTATGCATGTATACCATTTTATAACCAATGTATTTTTGGAAGGTCCTAAATTTCAAAAAACAAATCtttaatttcttaaataaaatggaACCGTTACGAAAAATCGTATTTTGGCGCGAAAATGTCACCCGCCACTCACGTGGGGCCATCAGGGCGGTCGATTTTCGCAAGGTATCGTAGTGGATTTTCGCAAGGGCGTGATGCGCGGCGATCCAAGGCCCAGGGTGTTCGACCGATCCTCACGAAAAACCCTGTCGACGGCCACAACGCTGCGGGGCGTGTGTATCGCCAGAAACTAGGGTATTCGCGTGAGAACAGAAACACTCGTGGCGGCGGAGTCTCTGTCGGCGGTGGATCATCTGCGGTCGACATGAACAATGGTGGTGGAGGTTTCGGCCCGGGACGCGGCGCTGGTCCAGGCAGGGGGCGCGGTGACCGCGGTGACCGTGGTGATCGCGGTGATCGCGGCGGATACGGAGGTCCTGGCCGTGGCTCGAATGGCAACAACGTCGGCAATGGTTTCGGCGGCCAATCAGGGTTTAGCAATCACGGCAATGGTCGTGGCGCTTTCTCTGGCCGTCCAGGAAACTTTGTCACAGGCGAGTCTAGTGGCACGGCGGGAGAGGATAATGGACAGCGTTTCAATGGCGAGTTTGCTGCGGAGGTGGGACAATTTAACCGAGGTTCTAATTTCAACAATTACAACCGTGGTGGAGGTAACCAGCATTATCGTCCTCGTTCTTATGGGAATAACAATTACTATGCCAACAATCGATATGGGTTCAATGGAGGCCGATCAAATTTTAATCAGAATCGTAGCTTTGGTGGTAGTTCTTCTGGTACAGGGAGCTTAAATAATGTTAGCCTTGCTGGAGTTAACCCTGATCTGATAAAAGAGGCAATTCAGGGGGTGGTTGCGGCTCTGACTGCAGCGGCACAGAGAGGAGGGAATGAGGTTCCAAACTCTATTTCAAGTGATGCTGTACCGGCGGCAACACAAACTGCTGTTCCTGTaatgcagcagcatcctcaaggtAATGTCGCGCAGCAAGCTCAGCCGATGCAGGTGGAAGCTGATACTGTGCCAAGACAGGAGGTTACCAATCCGGCTAAGAAGGCGAAAAAGACAGATAAAAATCCTTGTTTTAGATGTAAGCAACCTGGGCATCAAATTGATAATTGCTCTGCACCCGTATGTGATATTTGTGAGTCAACAAACCATATCTCTAGTGCTTGCCCTCTTCTAGCTGCTCCCAAACCATCGGTGACTATGTATGGATATGCTATAGAGCAGCTTATGTTCTTTCAAGTGCCCACAGGGGGTTCATATAAGCCAAAGGTGGACAATTTGAAGTTAGTAAAGGTGACTGTTGAGGGTGACCCTATGTCTATTCCTGATATTGCAGACTGTTTGAGGAGAATCGTCCCTGTGGAGAATTTCCAATGGGAAATATATAATTTCCAAAACAATGTGTTTAGGGTCAAATTTCCAAACAAATCTGAAGCCCAGAGGATGAAGACCTTCCGCACTTATCCAGTCCCAGACAGAGGTTCTGACCTTGTTTTTGAGGATTGGTCGGCTCTGGAGGACCCTCTGTATATGTTGCCTAAGGTCTGGCTCCGGGTGAGAGGGATTCCAGCGGATGTGAGAACTGATTTTTTGTCTTTGTGGGCTGTTGGCACTCTTTTTGGCATGACAAAGGAAGTGGATATGGTACACACTAGGAAGAACAAGGAATTGAGGATACGAATTGGTTGCCTAGATCACACTCTCATCCCGGAGACGACTGATGTCTTCATTCAAAGAGGTTTCTTTAAATTAAGCATTGAGGTTGAGCCAGTTACAGTGATTCAACTTGACACTGATAACTTGGGTAATGATGGAGGTAACAATGGGGGAGGAGATAATGATGATTCAAATGGAGATAAAACTGATGGTGCAAGTGACATGGATTTTGAGAAGACAATAAACAATGAGCAACAAAGTAATAGTAATGTTCAGCAAGGTACAATGAAAAAAGTTAACAATACTAAGTCGGTTAGTGCTCACCAAGCTCAACATCAACTTGAGGATCCAATTTTGTTTGGTTCACTTAAAAAAGATTTGTTGAGCTCAGGTAATCATATAATGTATAATAGTACTGTTGAACTTTGCACTGGTTTTTTTCCTGGAGAAAATTGTCCTTTTTCTGATCCTGTTCCTTTATTGCATGATGCAGCACAAAATGACACCGAATGTGCAAGTTTCAAGGTGGATTCTGTCTCGGGATCGCCGAACAGAAAGCCTTCTATCTTCTTGGGATCAGCGATGCCCGGGTCGGTTGGCACTGCTCTGCCACTGGGCAGACAGGCCACACTTGGCGTGCAGCCACTGGGCGCAGATGCTGCTGTCCCTCCTCGAACGACTAGCCCACCGGTTCATCTGTCACCTGGACGCCAGCTGCGGTCTCCCGTCAGGTCGACCAAGGCAGCAGGCGAGGCAGGTGCAGACTCAGGTGGCGCGTCGGCATTGGAGGTCGACAGGCGGGTGGCAATTCCCGATGCGCGGACCGCTGCGCTGCTGCCCACCCAGATGCTGTCTCCCGCGTCGACTCCTCCTGCTGGGTGCATGGCGCCAAGTGGAGCCTGTTCGCTGGCTAAGGACAACGTGGGCGGCTATCCCGACGGCGGGACTTTTTCTGTCCAGCCAATAATGGCGAGGGGGCTTGACAGTCTGCTGCAGCATGGACCCCAGACGCACATGGGATTTTCTGTGGCCAGTCCTACTGTGGGCTGTTCTGTTGCTTCTACCAATAACTCAGGTACAAATATTACTGTCGGTAAAGAAAATTTTTCGTCGCCAACAGTGGTAACGAGACATCTTTCAGGTACCAAAACACATACTACAATAGGTCTTGATGAAATGGCAAAGAAGACTAGCTTGGATAAGGAGGTGGCGGCTTTTGGGGGAATTGCAGCCCCATCTCTGTCTCTCAGGGCGAGCGACAGGATCCGTGCACAGCCAAATGCGGATGCTACGCAGATGGAAAGAGCGATGCAGAATGCTAATCTCAGACACGACTTTACCACTCCAGGTATTTCTTCTTCCAAGCCATCTATAGCTACTTTGTCTAATGAGGATATTGTGGCAAAGGCAAATCGAATGGGTATTTCTTTTGGGAAAAATAGAAACGAGGTTTTAAAAGCTGTAGAATCCATCAAGGAGGTAGAGATCAACCGAACTTTAGTAATTTTAAAGAAAAATGTGGAAGCACAATTGAATAAAGATGAAGGGCAAAATAGCTTGCTAGCTTCTAAATTATCAAGTCTTACTGGAGACTTGTTAATAGAAGAAGCGTTAGAACAAGGGGAGCAGGATGATCTATTGATGCCTATTATTAATTTCAAGAAGCCTCGTAGGAAAAAAGAATTTGATTTGTCTGGGGTTCGTAGAAGTGCTAGATTCAAAACAAAATCCGTGAGTTAAGATGTCTTCAATAAAAGGTTTATTTTGGAATTCAGAGGGCTTTGGTGATATAGCAAAACATTTGtttgtcaaagaacaattaagggAAGAAAGATTAGATTTTATCGCCTTACTGGAGACGGGGAGATCTAATTTTTCAATACCCTTTCTACAAAACTTGGCaaatggtttagatttttctTGGTTTTGTCTTCCACCTCATGGGAGGTCTGGTGGCATTCTAGTGGGTATAAATAATACAACCTTACAAATTGGTACAGTGCTAACTGGGGATTTCTGTGTCAAACTACATGTTAAATGTAAACATGATGGTTTTGAGTGGGTATTGGTGCCTGTCTATGGTGCTGCTCAAGATGCCCATAAAGCAGAATTTCTAGCTGAACTAGCCAGAATGGGCGATTCGGGATCCATACCTTCCCTCATTGGAGGAGATTTTAATATACTGAGGAGAAAAGAGGACAagaataatgataattttaaGCCGCATTGGCCTTTCGTTTTTAATGCCATTATTGAGAGCCTAAACCTGCGAGAGATTGCTCTCTCAGGTAGGCAATTCACTTGGGCTAATCGAAAGGAAAACCCAACTTTTGAGAAACTAGATCGTATCCTTTCGACAGTTGAGTGGGAGCAAAAATTCCCTTTAGTCACAGTTAGAGCCTTGACAAGGACTAGCTCGGATCATGCTCCCTTGTTAATTGACTCGGGTAACCAGGCCCATCTTGGCAACAAATCTCACTTTTCTTTTGAACTTTCATGGTTCAAGCATGAGAATTTTTATGAGATAGTGAGAACCGAATGGGAGGCTGAGACAAGAGGGAATTCTCCTATTGCCATTTGGCAGAATAAAATCAGACACTTGAGGCGGTTTCTTAAAGGATGGGCCAAATGTTTAAGTggacaatataagaaacaaaaggagaaattgcttgctttaaTTGATGAACTAGATTTGAAAGCAGAGTTTAGTCCTCTGGATGATGATGAGAGAGTACAACTTAGAAAGGCTAATGATGATTTAACTAAACTTCGTAGGGATGAAGAGTCTAAATGGGCACAAAGGGCTAAggtcaaatatattcaagaaggGGGAAATAATACTAAGTATTTTCATCTAATTGCAAATGGCAAgcatagaagaaagaaaaatttTCAATTAGAACAAGAAGAAGGAACCATAGTGGGTGATGAAAATTTAAAATCTTACATCTCTGATTATTATAAGAATTTGTTTGGAGAGCCAGCCAATTCTACTCTCACACTGAGTGAGGAATATACACAGGATATTCCGCAATTAACCCAAGAGGAAAATAACATTCTTGTTGCTGAATTCACAGAGAAGGAAGTTAAGGATGCTATTTTTCAAATGGAGTTAAATAAATCtccgggtcctgatggttttccggCTGAGTTCTACCAAACCTTCTGGGAAGTAATCAAGGATGATTTAATGTCAATGTTCAAACAACTGCATTCAGGGGAATTACAGTTGTTCAAGCTGAACTTTGGTGTTATCACCTTGCTTCCTAAGAAGGAGAATGCAATTCAAATTCAGCAATACAGACCTATCTGTCTTCTCAATGTGAGTTTTAAAATATTCACGAAAGTCGCTACTATTAGAGCTAATACTGTTGCCGAAAAAGTTATTAGCCCTACACAGTCGGCATTCATGCCAGGAAGACATATTCTGGAGGGAGTAGTTGTCctacatgaaaccattcatgaacttcatcggaagaaaatggatggggtgatttttaaaattgattttgagaaggcatatgacaaggttaaatggccttttcttcaacaagttatgcgtatgaaaggttttgatcctaaatggtgtcatctcatcaaaCAATTTGTTATGGGAGGAAGTGTTGGGATcaaagtcaatgatgacattggtcattattttcaaaccAGGAAGGGTCTTCGACAGGGTGATCCGTTGTCACCTATGTTGTTTAATATTATTGCAGATATGTTGGCCATACTTATAGCAAGAGCGAAAGAGGATGGTCAGATAGGTGGTCTTATCCCTCATTTAGTTGACGGTGGAATATCCATactgcaatatgctgatgacacgatACTCTTCTTGGAGCATGATTTTGAAAAGGCGCTAAATATGAAACTTATTCTACGATTCTTTGAAGAATTATCTGGTCTTAAAATaaactttcataagagtgagattttctgttttgggaaagctaaggaggaagaagagcaatATAAACAACTATTTGGCTGTGAATCAGGCTCTTTGCCCTTCAGATATTTGGGTATCCCAATTCAtcatagaaaattaaaaaactctGAATGGAATCCAGTGGAAAGTAGATTTGAAAGAAAACTTGGGTGTTGGGCGGGCAAATTATTATCATATGGGGATCGCCTTGTATTGATTAATTCGGTGCTCACTAGTttaccaatgtttatgttatctttcttTGATTTACCTAAAGGGATAAGAAAGAGATTAGACTTTTTCCGATCACGCTTTTTTTGGCAATGTGaggaaaacaaaaagaaatacaGGCTAACTAAGTGGAGCATGATTTGCGAGGCCTAAAGACCAAGGTGGTCTTGGCATTGAAGTTACGGAGATTAAAAATTCTTGCCTACTTAGTAAATGGTTATTCAAACTACTTTCCGAAGAGGGCTTGTGGCAACAGATTTTAAAAAACAAGTATCTCTCGCAGAAAACCTTGGCGGAAGTTGAAAGTAAACCTACTGATTCACCTTTCTGGAAAGGACTAATGAAAGTTAAAGGAGATTTCTTTAGTAGAGGAAAATTTGAGGTAGGATCCGGAGAGGGAGTGCATTTTTGGGAAGACAGATGGTTAGGGGACCAGACTCTTGCATCACAATATCCTCAATTATACAACATAGTTCATCGTAAACATGATACAGTAGCAAATGTTATGAGTTCAACTCCGTTAAATATTGGTTTTCGGAGAAGACTTATTGGTGATAAATGGGATCAATGGGTACACCTGTGCCAAAGATTAATGGAGATAAATTTAAATGAAGAGCAAGATAGGTTTGTTTGGGGGCTAACTCATTCTGGGAAATTtactgttaaatctatgtataaTGATATGATAAATGGACAGACCAGATATCTTCGTAAATACCTTTGGAAAATTAAAATCCCActcaaaattaaaattttcatgtggttccttaGCAAGAAGGTCCTTTTGACTCGCGATAATCTAGCAAAGCGAAATTGGAATGGAAATACCAAGTGTTCTTTACGTGACAAGGAGGAATCGGTTGAACACCTGTTTATTTCCTGCCCTTTTGCTAAGCTTATC encodes:
- the LOC124657627 gene encoding arogenate dehydratase 3-like, with translation MEAAAAIRNTASFASPALRIRAARSASVAARAGSSSRGDWQTACAILSSTNDNQAPAPAPKVNGQTTKLAPPDATTPASLDLAPATTNLKRPLSISDLSPAPLHGAQLRVAYQGVPGAYSEAAAGKAYPNCDAIPCDQFEVAFQAVELWIADRAVLPVENSLGGSIHRNYDLLLRHRLHIVGEVQLPVHHCLLALPGVRRELLARVISHPQALAQCEHTLTRMGLNVAREAHDDTAGAAQHVAAQGLRDTAAIASARAAELYGLAVLADGIQDDASNVTRFVALAREPIVPRTDRPFKTSIVLAHDREGTSLLFKVLSAFAFRDISLTKIESRPHRHRPIRLVDDANVGTAKHFEYMFYIDFQASMADVRAQNALAEIQEFTSFLRVLGSYPMDMTPWDSTAPASASSSSSSSDQ